The following proteins are co-located in the Candidatus Zixiibacteriota bacterium genome:
- the pdxS gene encoding pyridoxal 5'-phosphate synthase lyase subunit PdxS — protein sequence MKQFEDKAHKVKVGLAEMLKGGVIMDVTCAEQATIAEQAGAVAVMALERVPSDIRAQGGVARMANLDVIEAIKRAVTIPVMAKCRIGHFIEARVLEAIEIDFIDESEVLTPADEKYHVDKWPFKVPFVCGCRNLGEALRRISEGAAMIRTKGEAGTGDVSQAVKHLREIGSAMKALTVMSPEEHYGAAKEYRVPLELVKVVAQLGKLPVPNFAAGGIATPADAALCMHLGAEAVFVGSGIFKSSDKSADQEKLAKAIVSATTHWQDYGIIAEYSHGITKTMDGQAAHSIPIEHQLQTR from the coding sequence ATGAAGCAGTTTGAAGATAAGGCTCACAAGGTGAAAGTCGGGCTCGCCGAGATGCTCAAGGGCGGCGTGATCATGGACGTGACATGCGCCGAGCAGGCGACGATCGCCGAGCAGGCCGGCGCCGTTGCCGTGATGGCGCTCGAACGGGTGCCCTCGGACATTCGCGCCCAGGGTGGCGTGGCTCGTATGGCCAATCTCGACGTGATCGAGGCGATCAAGCGCGCCGTCACTATTCCGGTTATGGCCAAGTGCCGAATCGGCCACTTCATTGAGGCGCGCGTACTCGAGGCGATTGAGATCGACTTTATCGATGAGTCCGAAGTGCTTACTCCGGCCGATGAAAAATACCATGTCGATAAGTGGCCCTTCAAGGTGCCGTTCGTCTGTGGCTGTCGCAACCTGGGCGAGGCGCTGAGGCGCATTTCCGAAGGTGCGGCGATGATTCGCACCAAGGGCGAAGCGGGCACGGGCGACGTGTCGCAGGCCGTCAAGCATCTGCGTGAGATCGGCTCGGCGATGAAGGCTCTGACCGTTATGTCGCCCGAAGAACATTACGGCGCCGCCAAGGAATACCGGGTGCCGCTCGAGCTGGTTAAAGTCGTGGCCCAACTGGGCAAACTTCCAGTGCCGAATTTTGCGGCCGGCGGGATCGCTACTCCGGCCGATGCGGCGCTGTGCATGCACCTGGGAGCGGAGGCGGTCTTTGTCGGTTCGGGGATATTCAAGTCCTCGGATAAGTCGGCCGATCAGGAGAAACTCGCCAAGGCGATAGTCAGCGCCACCACCCACTGGCAGGATTACGGCATTATCGCTGAGTATTCACACGGCATTACCAAGACCATGGACGGCCAGGCGGCGCACTCGATACCGATCGAGCACCAATTGCAAACGCGGTAG